The following are from one region of the Chloroherpetonaceae bacterium genome:
- a CDS encoding nitroreductase family protein: MNTSHSAPTMSLFEAIRNRRTTNGHFDPKPLSEEHIKMLMEAASHAPSHFNSQPWRFVLIRDSEKRNELGKIAGQSMRVVMEKGDFWRRYLKYFRFSKEETDKLGDGIHIDNMPAPLRPFIRFIFSEKGGEVMNKLRVPWILAIDSKKLVSKSPLILGVLLTKEEYKKTENSGMYSLLALGMAIENIWLTATSLGIGVQFISLPMEAGGEFWQKCIDSISPPDNFELIALFRFGYIDSKSKRPTIDWSSTQRKVVSKFVFEEQFGKPWIPKK, from the coding sequence ATGAATACATCGCACTCAGCCCCAACGATGTCGCTTTTTGAAGCGATTCGAAATAGACGAACCACCAATGGTCACTTTGACCCCAAGCCTTTATCTGAAGAACATATTAAAATGCTGATGGAGGCTGCAAGTCACGCGCCAAGTCATTTTAATTCTCAGCCTTGGCGATTTGTTCTCATTCGTGATTCTGAAAAAAGAAATGAATTGGGCAAAATTGCAGGTCAGTCGATGAGGGTTGTGATGGAAAAAGGAGATTTTTGGAGGCGTTATCTTAAATATTTCCGATTTTCCAAGGAGGAAACTGATAAATTGGGCGATGGAATTCATATTGATAATATGCCTGCCCCATTGAGACCGTTTATTCGCTTCATTTTTTCTGAAAAGGGCGGAGAAGTCATGAATAAACTTCGTGTCCCTTGGATTTTAGCCATCGATTCAAAAAAATTAGTTTCGAAATCGCCCCTGATTCTTGGGGTATTACTCACCAAAGAAGAATACAAAAAAACTGAAAACTCGGGGATGTATTCGCTGCTGGCTTTGGGTATGGCAATCGAGAATATTTGGTTGACTGCTACTTCGCTTGGCATCGGTGTTCAATTTATTTCTCTCCCGATGGAAGCAGGCGGAGAATTTTGGCAAAAATGTATTGATTCCATCAGTCCTCCGGATAATTTCGAACTTATTGCCTTATTTAGGTTCGGGTATATCGATTCGAAATCAAAACGCCCGACGATTGATTGGTCAAGCACGCAGCGTAAAGTTGTTTCGAAATTTGTATTTGAAGAGCAATTTGGCAAGCCGTGGATTCCTAAAAAGTAA
- a CDS encoding helix-turn-helix domain-containing protein: protein MTVKELGESIKIRRKSLKITQPDLSELAGISPNTLYKLECGLTNPSMDVVSKVADILGLELTLIPKVKSMQESINESNEDLVSRS, encoded by the coding sequence ATGACCGTTAAAGAATTAGGTGAATCCATAAAAATCAGGAGAAAATCGCTAAAAATCACTCAACCGGATTTATCAGAGCTTGCAGGGATTAGCCCCAATACTTTATATAAGTTGGAATGTGGCCTCACAAACCCCTCAATGGATGTTGTTTCTAAAGTTGCCGATATTTTGGGTTTGGAACTGACTTTGATTCCAAAAGTAAAATCAATGCAAGAATCAATTAATGAAAGTAATGAAGATTTGGTTTCACGATCATGA
- a CDS encoding jacalin-like lectin — MKVGFNSFLFCSLSIAVLLITFPTHLYAQIKTTPMYGGNQGNDFETTCQSVVEIQVKTGVWLEGIKVFCDRALAANEKGNLISTIHRFELDPDENLIEVKGTLSGSQIASVESIQFITNKRQSPEYGKKKGREPFSIVIPEGYRFLGFYGRSSLSLNGIGVVMEEFGEKKPQSEIFGGKSGNPFQAILPSVTEIQIRAGDWIDGISILNAKGESKSFGGNGGSLQRFILQAQERITRVSLSFDGKGGNYIHNLQIHTNLRNSPVYGKLTGKQKKEIQVPAGFLITGFTGRVGKYIDALGLVYEPEPPAPIKPVPAMIQHPIQFQPKPNEVLDNACTEGRDKLEWMFAWEFKTGATLYHLQVFDTKQNLILNEQALTSPTFVYSQALPVEQSMLYNWSWQIRAQIGGEWSVWSPKSFFSIEPPNNDCGNNPSEPSAPITQGLPTTGKPIFQQPVPSPAITSLFPLANSVLDNGCNNREDPMDWFFQWNPTDNAAIYHFEVYREGEPPTISETKLHSNFFSFNTTGFVDNQKLSNWHWRVRAQINGSWSAWVDHPFSLEGNNNDCSPSNPKAKSREMIFIDNQTSNSVEAVIEYNQGNLLKKLHLRDFNTKKKHSLKLPRDAASVQVNVFYLDNGIWKSLGQQTIDDSEYSQCFILRYSPNLNGVPSLVLDRLYGEYCK, encoded by the coding sequence ATGAAAGTGGGATTCAATTCGTTTCTTTTTTGCAGCTTAAGTATCGCGGTTCTTCTCATAACCTTTCCAACCCATCTTTACGCACAAATAAAAACAACACCAATGTATGGTGGAAATCAAGGAAATGATTTCGAAACCACATGCCAATCTGTCGTCGAAATCCAAGTTAAAACTGGGGTTTGGCTTGAAGGAATCAAAGTCTTTTGTGATAGAGCGTTGGCTGCTAATGAAAAAGGCAATCTGATTTCAACCATTCATCGATTTGAGTTAGACCCTGATGAAAATCTTATCGAAGTAAAAGGAACTTTGAGCGGTAGCCAGATTGCTTCCGTCGAATCCATCCAATTTATAACGAATAAGCGTCAATCTCCAGAATATGGAAAAAAAAAGGGTAGGGAACCCTTTTCAATTGTCATTCCGGAAGGTTATCGTTTTCTCGGCTTCTATGGTCGTTCATCCCTATCTCTTAATGGGATTGGGGTCGTGATGGAAGAATTTGGTGAAAAAAAGCCTCAATCAGAAATTTTCGGAGGCAAGTCTGGAAATCCATTTCAAGCGATTTTACCCAGCGTAACAGAAATACAAATTCGCGCAGGAGATTGGATTGATGGCATTTCGATACTTAATGCGAAGGGTGAAAGCAAATCTTTCGGGGGAAATGGAGGATCGCTTCAACGATTTATCCTTCAAGCTCAAGAGAGAATTACGCGAGTATCCCTAAGCTTCGATGGAAAAGGCGGAAATTATATTCACAATCTTCAAATTCATACCAATCTCAGGAACTCGCCGGTGTATGGAAAATTAACAGGGAAGCAAAAGAAAGAAATCCAAGTTCCGGCAGGCTTTTTAATCACGGGATTTACAGGTAGAGTCGGTAAATACATCGATGCCTTGGGTTTGGTTTATGAACCCGAGCCGCCTGCTCCAATCAAGCCTGTACCCGCTATGATTCAACATCCTATTCAATTTCAACCGAAACCAAATGAAGTATTAGATAATGCTTGCACCGAAGGTCGGGATAAATTAGAATGGATGTTTGCTTGGGAATTCAAAACCGGAGCAACGCTTTACCATTTACAGGTCTTTGATACAAAACAAAATTTGATTTTGAATGAGCAAGCGCTGACTTCTCCTACTTTTGTTTATTCTCAAGCGCTTCCGGTTGAACAAAGCATGCTTTACAACTGGTCGTGGCAAATTCGTGCTCAAATTGGAGGTGAATGGTCAGTTTGGAGCCCTAAATCTTTCTTTTCGATTGAACCGCCGAATAACGACTGTGGGAATAACCCTTCTGAACCGAGCGCTCCCATAACCCAAGGGTTGCCAACCACCGGGAAGCCAATTTTTCAACAACCCGTTCCTTCACCTGCGATTACAAGTCTTTTCCCACTTGCGAATTCGGTTTTAGATAACGGATGTAACAATAGGGAAGATCCAATGGACTGGTTTTTTCAATGGAACCCTACTGATAATGCCGCAATTTATCATTTTGAGGTTTATCGTGAGGGAGAACCGCCAACGATTAGCGAAACCAAATTACATTCCAATTTTTTCTCATTTAACACAACCGGATTTGTTGACAATCAAAAGCTCTCGAATTGGCATTGGAGGGTTCGAGCGCAAATCAATGGCTCTTGGTCGGCTTGGGTTGATCATCCATTTAGTCTTGAGGGAAACAACAATGATTGCAGCCCATCGAATCCTAAGGCGAAATCTAGGGAAATGATTTTTATTGACAACCAAACTTCAAATTCAGTTGAGGCCGTTATTGAATACAATCAAGGAAATTTATTAAAAAAGCTACATTTGAGGGATTTCAATACAAAAAAGAAACACAGTTTGAAATTGCCAAGAGATGCGGCGTCGGTTCAAGTAAATGTATTTTATTTGGATAATGGAATTTGGAAAAGTTTAGGGCAGCAAACTATAGATGATTCTGAATATTCTCAATGTTTTATTTTGAGGTATTCACCGAACCTTAATGGAGTTCCAAGCCTTGTTTTGGATCGGCTTTATGGTGAATATTGCAAGTAA
- a CDS encoding HipA domain-containing protein: MENGQKNEGILHDNRLMDHTPHLFENVESKQEFKPVHKTISKKHQDQTLKILAEKGVCPGSLAEEKTGYGISTLRSVFFGKKVKPILPFPSPLVNERSAERFLQNRKSISIPGVHEKVSLIQEKNRLRLTEPNEFGTHLLKPIPRDLLRADQVPANESLTLQIAKQVYGIAIAECALIFFENEVPAFITKRFDQMATIETLSDEKRSVRDQKLAVEDFTSLLGLSPLTHGNNYKRESSYETVGKTLKKYVPAWRIEIEKLFQRILFSFLFSNGNFHLKNISLIETTSGDMILSPAYDIKNTELHEETPVLSLQGGLFDDHFKSLDYEHFGYPSKIDFVELARRFEIPESRIHKILAPFITKQPEVKSLIDRSFLKEEVKKLYYVHYLTRLNYLEGT, from the coding sequence ATGGAAAACGGGCAGAAGAATGAAGGAATCCTTCACGACAATCGATTGATGGATCATACACCGCATCTTTTTGAAAATGTTGAGAGTAAGCAAGAGTTTAAACCGGTACACAAAACAATTTCAAAAAAACATCAAGATCAAACCCTAAAAATTCTTGCTGAGAAAGGGGTTTGCCCCGGTTCTTTAGCAGAAGAAAAAACAGGTTATGGAATAAGTACATTGAGGTCTGTTTTTTTTGGGAAAAAAGTTAAACCAATTTTACCTTTTCCTTCGCCACTTGTCAATGAAAGATCCGCAGAGCGATTTCTACAAAATCGAAAATCAATTTCGATTCCGGGCGTTCATGAAAAGGTGAGTTTGATTCAAGAAAAGAATCGATTGCGACTTACAGAACCGAATGAATTCGGTACTCATCTCTTAAAACCTATCCCGCGCGATCTCTTGCGTGCTGATCAAGTTCCCGCCAACGAATCGCTTACGCTTCAGATCGCGAAGCAAGTTTATGGAATTGCTATTGCTGAATGTGCTCTCATATTTTTTGAGAATGAAGTCCCCGCGTTCATCACCAAACGATTTGACCAAATGGCAACTATCGAAACTCTCTCGGATGAAAAGAGGTCAGTTCGTGATCAAAAACTTGCGGTGGAAGATTTCACTTCGCTTTTGGGGCTTTCACCACTCACGCACGGGAATAACTATAAACGCGAATCGAGCTATGAAACTGTTGGGAAAACACTCAAGAAATATGTCCCTGCTTGGCGTATTGAAATCGAGAAGCTTTTTCAACGAATTTTGTTTTCATTTCTTTTTTCTAACGGCAATTTTCATCTGAAAAATATTTCGTTGATTGAAACTACATCAGGCGATATGATTCTTTCACCAGCCTATGACATTAAGAATACCGAGTTACACGAAGAAACGCCTGTGCTCTCACTTCAAGGCGGGCTTTTTGATGATCACTTTAAAAGCCTCGATTATGAGCATTTTGGATACCCATCGAAAATTGATTTCGTTGAACTTGCAAGACGATTTGAAATTCCAGAATCACGAATTCATAAAATACTTGCACCTTTTATCACAAAGCAACCAGAAGTAAAATCACTCATCGATCGCTCTTTCCTCAAAGAAGAAGTAAAGAAACTTTATTATGTTCATTATCTAACACGGCTGAACTACCTTGAAGGAACTTAA
- a CDS encoding DUF2914 domain-containing protein has product MTEKSKQNPTQTQENQNQPEVNPHKIQKKLLDAGKNLGKKAGAAYQRFDQSAYSLWLWSIIFIAGFLLNALTARRIDDLKSTVLTAFFAIFGGIFVLMSALFEHHTIQSEKLLKFKNGIQFAAQFCLGGLFSKNLEFYFQSAVLFKTFAFMGILTGAAYLAEVFKRRISRSAFQLPLYFLALFSFFTFFIPILTKKMTKDQFFLGGLIAFGLCFIYVFILWVMVLWKKQYSLKPRFGIILSSIAVLFALKVLLYQFNIIPPVPIAIRFAGVFHTAIKSGDKYQLAYEANPVKWEFWRKTNKTFLYQEGDTIFCFASVFAPTELKKRVYHAWRYKDSKRGWVQTDSLSYQLTGGRETGFRGFTYKRVVFEGPWEVDIMTEDGFLLGRVDFTVKKIDKTNRKLVWITR; this is encoded by the coding sequence ATGACCGAAAAGTCAAAACAAAATCCCACTCAAACCCAAGAGAATCAAAACCAACCAGAAGTCAATCCTCACAAAATTCAAAAAAAACTTCTTGATGCCGGAAAAAACCTTGGCAAAAAGGCGGGAGCAGCATATCAACGATTTGATCAAAGTGCCTATTCCCTTTGGCTTTGGTCAATCATTTTTATTGCCGGATTTCTTCTTAATGCTTTAACTGCAAGACGAATTGACGATTTAAAAAGCACTGTTTTAACAGCATTTTTTGCAATTTTTGGAGGAATCTTTGTGCTGATGAGTGCCCTTTTTGAGCACCACACCATTCAATCTGAAAAGCTATTGAAGTTCAAAAACGGAATTCAATTTGCCGCTCAATTTTGTTTAGGGGGGTTGTTCAGCAAAAATTTAGAGTTTTATTTTCAGAGTGCGGTTCTCTTTAAAACATTTGCCTTTATGGGTATTCTTACGGGAGCAGCGTATTTGGCTGAAGTTTTTAAGAGAAGAATTAGCCGAAGTGCGTTTCAACTCCCTTTGTACTTTCTCGCATTATTCTCTTTTTTTACTTTTTTCATCCCAATTCTCACCAAAAAAATGACGAAGGATCAATTTTTTTTGGGTGGCCTTATTGCTTTTGGGTTATGTTTTATTTATGTTTTTATCCTTTGGGTAATGGTGTTGTGGAAAAAACAATATTCGTTAAAACCCCGATTTGGAATCATTCTTTCTTCAATTGCAGTTTTATTTGCCCTTAAAGTGCTTCTCTATCAATTTAATATCATTCCACCGGTTCCAATTGCAATACGTTTTGCAGGCGTTTTTCATACAGCAATCAAATCCGGAGATAAATACCAATTGGCCTACGAAGCAAACCCTGTTAAATGGGAATTTTGGCGAAAAACGAACAAAACCTTTTTATATCAAGAGGGTGATACCATTTTTTGCTTTGCGTCTGTTTTTGCGCCAACCGAATTAAAAAAAAGAGTGTATCATGCTTGGCGTTACAAAGATTCCAAAAGGGGTTGGGTTCAAACAGATTCCCTCTCATATCAACTCACAGGTGGGCGCGAGACCGGTTTCCGTGGATTTACTTACAAAAGAGTTGTTTTTGAAGGACCTTGGGAAGTGGACATTATGACTGAAGACGGCTTTCTGCTTGGTCGGGTTGATTTTACTGTCAAGAAAATTGATAAAACTAACCGCAAACTTGTTTGGATAACCCGTTAA
- a CDS encoding methyltransferase domain-containing protein gives MNLDHNPKSGSLFGVSASDYDKLSELRPEFLERFSIWEKHISLTFPNQRNLKALDLGCGNGYITLTLAKLGYQVVSIDGDQEMLKLTRNKLENEKLIGSVSLGHYFLPLPDQFVTEHENHFDLIVLSSVIEYIEKSDQLLKQCQLLLKPDGYLMISFPNKKSIYRLLERLLKNTPIFKNSYVRFQKKQYDLSDINFISISNNFTIEFTKYYALPFQRYLKYFTKSNSIDWLSTLILVKFKKK, from the coding sequence ATGAACCTAGATCATAACCCTAAAAGCGGCTCATTATTTGGCGTTTCAGCCTCAGATTATGATAAATTATCTGAGTTACGACCTGAATTTCTTGAACGATTTTCAATATGGGAAAAACATATCTCATTAACATTCCCGAACCAACGGAATCTTAAGGCTTTAGACCTTGGATGCGGTAACGGATATATAACACTTACTTTAGCAAAACTCGGATATCAAGTTGTCTCCATAGACGGAGATCAAGAAATGCTGAAACTTACAAGAAATAAACTTGAAAACGAAAAGTTAATCGGTTCAGTTTCGCTTGGTCATTACTTTTTACCCTTACCTGACCAATTTGTCACTGAACATGAGAATCATTTTGACTTAATCGTTCTTTCTAGTGTGATTGAGTACATTGAAAAATCTGATCAACTACTTAAACAATGTCAACTCTTACTGAAACCTGACGGATATTTAATGATTTCTTTTCCTAACAAAAAATCAATCTATAGACTGTTAGAACGACTTTTAAAGAACACTCCAATATTTAAGAACTCTTATGTAAGATTTCAAAAAAAGCAATATGATCTTTCAGACATTAATTTCATTTCAATATCAAATAACTTCACAATCGAATTTACAAAATACTACGCTTTGCCATTTCAACGTTATCTAAAGTATTTCACTAAATCCAATTCGATTGATTGGCTTTCAACTCTTATTTTAGTAAAATTTAAGAAAAAGTAA
- a CDS encoding HipA N-terminal domain-containing protein, whose product MSDRIKPRKAAVYFRDDFAGILSETANGFSFRYLDLYYFDSSKQAISLTLPKNQQEYQSTILFPFFISLCSEGANLKRQLLYAAVEETDFFGLLLATAGYDTIGAVTISPFEKDISVTF is encoded by the coding sequence ATGAGTGATAGAATTAAACCTAGAAAAGCCGCTGTTTATTTCCGAGATGATTTCGCAGGAATACTGAGTGAAACTGCAAATGGATTTTCATTTCGATATCTTGACTTATATTATTTTGATTCTTCAAAACAGGCAATTAGTCTAACCCTCCCCAAAAATCAACAAGAATATCAAAGCACCATTCTCTTTCCATTTTTTATTTCGCTTTGCAGTGAGGGCGCAAACCTAAAAAGACAACTCCTTTATGCCGCTGTTGAAGAAACTGATTTTTTTGGATTGCTTTTAGCCACAGCCGGTTATGATACCATCGGTGCCGTTACGATCTCTCCGTTTGAAAAAGACATTTCTGTCACATTTTAG
- a CDS encoding rhodanese-like domain-containing protein yields the protein MLNFMILNDKVTLKYFSIDRHSLIIHEIESDSSKFTTLEPDSLESFLFSNKECVILDVRTKEEFEGKSSPNLGTLKNAIHIPYQDLETRSVELEKYKNQTILVYCARSRRSLIAAEILSKKGFKKIINLNGGIQMIKNKKLKK from the coding sequence ATGCTGAATTTCATGATTTTGAACGATAAAGTAACTTTGAAATATTTCTCTATTGATCGGCATTCATTAATCATTCATGAAATAGAATCAGATAGTTCAAAATTCACAACTTTAGAACCCGACTCTCTAGAATCTTTTCTTTTTTCAAACAAAGAATGCGTTATTCTTGATGTTCGCACCAAAGAAGAATTTGAAGGGAAAAGCTCTCCAAATTTAGGAACATTAAAAAATGCAATTCACATCCCCTATCAAGATTTAGAAACAAGATCGGTAGAATTAGAAAAGTATAAAAATCAAACCATTTTAGTTTATTGCGCAAGAAGTCGCCGTAGCCTTATTGCTGCCGAAATACTCTCGAAAAAAGGGTTCAAAAAGATTATCAACCTTAACGGAGGGATTCAGATGATAAAAAACAAAAAACTTAAAAAATAG